A stretch of Nonomuraea africana DNA encodes these proteins:
- a CDS encoding acyl-CoA dehydrogenase family protein, giving the protein MNLDEYRSAARNWLAANADRTDDPREFMARLYDAGYSGITWPKQWGGQGLTQAEERAFAAEARDYALPTYIFSIGLGMCGPTLLDRGTDAQRERFVRPLLRGEEVWCQLFSEPGAGSDVASLQTRAVRDGDGWVVNGQKVWTSVAQHADWGLLLARTDVEVPKHKGLTMFVVDMHHPGVTVRPLKDMTGRSHFNEIFFDDVTIPDEHRVGEVNDGWSVAVTTLLHERLSISAGVGMSGGADWHARLRAAVDTADPLVRDQLVELHVRSRALSLFNQRLSQETRAGVFPGARGSAAKLLLAELTLYTADLATSLIGPESVVDEELSHAISLAPAMALGGGTNEIMRNIIGERVLNLPPEPRVDKTVPFKDLKVGTQA; this is encoded by the coding sequence GTGAACCTTGACGAGTATCGGAGCGCCGCCAGGAACTGGCTGGCCGCCAACGCGGACAGAACCGATGACCCGAGAGAGTTCATGGCCAGGCTCTACGACGCCGGCTACTCCGGCATCACCTGGCCGAAGCAGTGGGGCGGGCAGGGGCTGACCCAGGCCGAGGAGCGCGCCTTCGCCGCCGAGGCGCGCGACTACGCCCTCCCCACCTACATCTTCTCCATCGGCCTCGGGATGTGCGGTCCGACGCTGCTCGACAGGGGCACCGACGCCCAGCGCGAGCGGTTCGTCAGGCCGCTGCTGCGCGGCGAGGAGGTCTGGTGCCAGCTGTTCTCCGAGCCGGGGGCCGGCAGCGACGTGGCCAGCCTGCAGACGCGCGCCGTGCGCGACGGCGACGGCTGGGTGGTGAACGGGCAGAAGGTCTGGACCTCCGTCGCCCAGCACGCCGACTGGGGACTGCTGCTGGCCAGAACCGATGTCGAGGTGCCCAAGCACAAGGGCCTGACGATGTTCGTCGTCGACATGCACCACCCTGGCGTCACGGTCCGGCCGCTCAAGGACATGACGGGACGCTCCCACTTCAACGAGATCTTCTTCGACGACGTGACGATCCCCGACGAGCACCGCGTCGGGGAGGTCAACGACGGCTGGAGCGTCGCGGTGACGACACTGCTGCACGAGCGGCTGTCGATCTCGGCAGGGGTCGGCATGAGCGGTGGCGCCGACTGGCACGCCCGGCTGCGCGCGGCCGTCGACACCGCGGACCCGCTCGTCCGTGACCAGCTCGTCGAGCTGCACGTCCGCTCGCGCGCGCTGTCCCTGTTCAACCAGCGCCTGTCCCAGGAGACCAGGGCGGGCGTCTTCCCCGGGGCGAGGGGGAGCGCGGCCAAGCTGCTGCTGGCCGAGCTGACCCTCTACACCGCCGACCTCGCCACCTCCCTCATCGGCCCCGAGTCGGTCGTCGACGAGGAGCTCTCGCACGCGATCTCGCTGGCCCCCGCCATGGCCCTCGGCGGCGGCACCAACGAGATCATGCGCAACATCATCGGCGAGCGCGTGCTCAACCTGCCGCCCGAGCCGAGGGTCGACAAGACCGTGCCGTTCAAGGACCTGAAGGTGGGGACGCAGGCGTGA
- a CDS encoding sensor histidine kinase: MIARYAGSVRVRLTLIATAGVTLLCLAVSAVVLYGVHGAAVDYRTNEIVSAALRVVHLIKRGDLPSIVITDVEGVQVVNSAGQVVAASANLEGRPRLLSLIPDPDNATRTQTVCGVPDFDHECEIVAVFRVYEQDGDWMVYAYGDMVPWYVHVLVLAFLIGMTLLLIGLTWFGTSRTVARTLAPVEAIRAKLDEITATDLGQRVPVPANPDELHALAKTANRTLDRLEAAVEQQRRFASDASHDLRSPITAMRTQVEEAMLHPQEADWEQTGYALLASLDRLQAIVTDLLTLARLDAGAPQACSRVELSELVRAELTERPRSKKVKTDLCPVVVDGDRLRLARLLTNLLDNAERHAESLVGVTVTREGDEAVLEVLDDGAGIAPEHREFVFRRFARLDASRNRDAGGTGLGLAIAREIARAHGGTLAIADSVSGARFVLRLPVKDG, translated from the coding sequence TTGATCGCACGCTACGCGGGGTCTGTGCGCGTGCGGCTGACGCTGATTGCGACAGCCGGCGTCACGCTGCTCTGCCTCGCGGTCAGCGCGGTGGTCCTGTACGGCGTGCACGGCGCGGCGGTCGACTACCGGACCAACGAGATCGTCAGCGCCGCCCTCAGAGTGGTCCACCTCATCAAGCGGGGCGACCTGCCGTCGATCGTGATCACCGACGTCGAGGGCGTTCAGGTGGTCAACAGCGCCGGGCAGGTGGTCGCCGCCTCGGCCAACCTGGAGGGGCGGCCGAGGCTGCTCTCGCTGATCCCCGACCCCGACAACGCCACCCGCACCCAGACGGTGTGCGGGGTGCCCGACTTCGACCACGAGTGCGAGATCGTGGCCGTCTTCAGGGTCTACGAGCAGGACGGCGACTGGATGGTGTACGCCTACGGCGACATGGTCCCGTGGTACGTCCATGTGCTCGTGCTGGCGTTCCTGATCGGGATGACGCTGCTGCTCATCGGGCTGACCTGGTTCGGGACCTCCCGTACGGTGGCCAGGACGCTCGCGCCCGTCGAGGCGATCAGGGCGAAGCTGGACGAGATCACCGCGACGGATCTCGGGCAGCGGGTGCCGGTGCCGGCCAACCCCGACGAGCTCCACGCGCTGGCCAAGACCGCCAACAGGACGCTCGACCGGCTGGAGGCGGCGGTCGAACAGCAGCGCAGGTTCGCCTCCGACGCCTCGCACGACCTGCGCAGCCCCATCACCGCGATGCGCACCCAGGTGGAGGAGGCGATGCTGCATCCGCAGGAGGCCGACTGGGAGCAGACCGGGTACGCGCTGCTGGCCAGCCTGGACCGGCTCCAGGCGATCGTGACGGACCTGCTCACGCTCGCCAGGCTCGACGCCGGCGCGCCGCAGGCCTGCAGCAGGGTCGAGTTGTCGGAGCTGGTCCGCGCCGAGCTGACCGAGCGGCCGCGCAGCAAGAAGGTCAAGACCGACCTCTGCCCGGTCGTCGTGGACGGGGACCGGCTGCGGCTGGCCCGGCTGCTGACCAACCTGCTCGACAACGCCGAACGGCACGCCGAGTCGCTGGTCGGCGTCACCGTCACGCGGGAGGGCGACGAGGCGGTCCTCGAGGTGCTCGACGACGGCGCGGGCATCGCGCCCGAGCACAGGGAGTTCGTCTTCCGCAGGTTCGCCAGGCTCGACGCCTCGCGCAACCGCGACGCGGGCGGCACCGGCCTCGGCCTGGCCATCGCCCGCGAGATCGCCCGCGCCCACGGCGGCACGCTGGCGATCGCCGACTCCGTCTCAGGAGCTCGCTTCGTGTTGCGGCTGCCCGTGAAGGACGGGTGA